Proteins found in one Deinococcota bacterium genomic segment:
- a CDS encoding type II toxin-antitoxin system Phd/YefM family antitoxin codes for MARDYSIIEARNQLAKLVREVEKGSAVELTRRGKPVAVLVSVAEYRRLTSDGSGFWEALVRFRRDTSLEAEGIEEVFGEVRDRSTGREVAL; via the coding sequence ATGGCTCGAGACTACTCCATCATAGAGGCGCGCAACCAGCTTGCCAAGCTCGTCCGCGAAGTAGAAAAGGGTAGCGCTGTCGAGCTGACGAGACGCGGCAAGCCCGTGGCCGTTCTCGTGTCGGTCGCGGAGTACAGGCGCCTCACCTCGGACGGAAGCGGGTTTTGGGAGGCACTCGTCAGGTTCAGAAGGGACACGTCTTTGGAGGCCGAGGGCATCGAGGAGGTCTTCGGCGAAGTGCGGGACCGGAGCACCGGGCGCGAGGTCGCACTCTGA
- a CDS encoding acetoacetate--CoA ligase, giving the protein MDKPLWAPSAARVADAAMTRFRQDAQRATGRSLPDYAALHRWSVEEPAAFWELYARWAGLRFSAPPEFIMSPDPMPETTWFGGATLNYAEHLLYPTAEPDEAAPAILFLDEAGSERQLSWSELRRQVARAQKALLREGVGAGERVAAYVSNTPETVVLSLACASLGAVFSSCSPDFGFEAAQARFSQIEPKLLFAADGYAYNGRHFETLETVRRLRGATPSLEGVVLISADEGSSDFPRWDDWLDDWLDDEGTPSFTPLPFDHPLYILYSSGTTGLPKAIVHRAGGALLNHHKEQRLHADIRAGDRVMYYTTCGWMMWNWLVSALAQGATLVLYEGSPSYPTLEVLWLLADRLGVSHFGTSARFIHSCRAAGLRPKDHYAFSRLRCVLSTGSPLSPAGFAWVYGAVKDDVHLASISGGTDIVGCFALGDPTAPVYAGQIQVPGLGVALAAFDEDGKPVFDTPGELVCLEPLPSMPLRFWNDPDGRRYRSAYFGDYPGVWRHGDLIEIKTGQGVVIYGRSDATLNPGGVRIGTAEIYRPLEALPEVTEALAVGKREEEGESIWLFVVLQEGLELDKDLEKRIKQTIREGASPRHVPRRIYQVSGLPRTRSGKLVEIAVSRLVNGQSVPNREVMANPEALDEIAARL; this is encoded by the coding sequence ATGGACAAACCGCTCTGGGCGCCGTCGGCCGCGCGCGTGGCCGACGCGGCGATGACGAGATTCAGGCAAGATGCCCAGCGGGCGACGGGCCGCTCGCTGCCCGACTACGCCGCGCTGCACCGCTGGTCGGTCGAGGAGCCCGCCGCCTTCTGGGAACTCTACGCCCGCTGGGCCGGGCTGCGCTTCAGCGCGCCGCCCGAGTTCATCATGAGCCCCGACCCCATGCCCGAGACGACGTGGTTCGGGGGCGCCACGCTCAACTACGCCGAGCACCTGCTCTACCCCACGGCCGAACCCGACGAGGCGGCGCCTGCCATCCTCTTCCTGGACGAGGCCGGAAGCGAGAGGCAGCTCTCCTGGAGCGAGCTGCGCCGCCAGGTGGCGCGCGCTCAAAAGGCGCTCCTGCGTGAGGGCGTCGGCGCGGGCGAGCGGGTGGCGGCTTATGTCAGCAACACGCCCGAGACGGTCGTACTCTCCCTCGCCTGCGCCTCTTTGGGCGCCGTCTTCTCGTCCTGCTCGCCCGACTTCGGCTTCGAGGCCGCCCAGGCGCGCTTCTCGCAGATCGAGCCCAAGCTGCTCTTCGCGGCGGACGGCTACGCCTACAACGGCAGGCACTTCGAGACCCTGGAGACGGTGAGGCGCCTCCGGGGGGCGACGCCTTCGCTCGAGGGGGTGGTGCTGATCTCCGCGGATGAGGGCTCCTCCGACTTCCCCCGCTGGGACGACTGGCTGGACGACTGGCTGGACGACGAGGGGACGCCCAGCTTCACCCCGCTGCCCTTCGACCACCCCCTCTACATCCTCTACTCCTCGGGCACCACCGGCCTGCCCAAGGCCATCGTCCACCGCGCCGGCGGCGCGCTCTTAAACCACCACAAGGAACAGCGGCTCCACGCGGACATCCGCGCGGGCGACCGGGTGATGTACTACACCACCTGCGGCTGGATGATGTGGAACTGGCTCGTCTCGGCCTTAGCGCAAGGAGCCACCCTGGTCCTCTACGAAGGCTCGCCCAGCTATCCCACGCTCGAGGTGCTCTGGCTCCTGGCCGACCGTCTGGGCGTCAGCCACTTCGGGACCAGCGCGCGCTTTATCCATTCCTGCCGGGCCGCCGGCCTGAGGCCCAAGGACCACTATGCCTTTAGCAGGCTCCGCTGCGTCCTCTCGACGGGCTCGCCCCTCTCCCCCGCCGGCTTCGCGTGGGTCTACGGGGCGGTCAAGGACGACGTTCATCTGGCCAGCATCTCGGGCGGCACCGACATCGTCGGCTGCTTCGCGCTGGGCGACCCCACCGCGCCGGTCTATGCCGGGCAGATCCAGGTGCCCGGCCTGGGCGTGGCCTTAGCGGCCTTCGACGAGGACGGCAAGCCGGTTTTCGACACGCCCGGCGAGCTCGTCTGCTTGGAGCCGCTGCCGTCGATGCCGCTTCGGTTCTGGAACGACCCGGACGGCCGCCGCTACCGCTCCGCCTACTTTGGGGACTACCCCGGCGTCTGGCGCCACGGCGACCTGATCGAGATCAAGACGGGTCAGGGCGTCGTCATCTACGGCCGCAGCGACGCCACCCTGAACCCCGGCGGGGTGCGCATCGGCACGGCCGAGATCTACCGGCCGCTCGAGGCCCTGCCCGAGGTCACCGAGGCCCTGGCGGTGGGCAAGCGCGAAGAGGAGGGCGAGAGCATCTGGCTCTTCGTGGTCTTGCAAGAGGGTCTCGAGCTGGACAAAGACCTGGAAAAGCGCATTAAGCAGACGATTCGTGAGGGCGCCAGCCCCCGCCACGTGCCCAGGCGCATCTACCAGGTGAGCGGCCTGCCCCGGACCCGCAGCGGCAAACTGGTGGAGATCGCGGTGTCGCGGCTGGTCAACGGCCAGAGCGTGCCCAACCGCGAGGTGATGGCCAACCCCGAGGCCTTGGACGAGATCGCCGCCAGGCTGTAA
- a CDS encoding type II toxin-antitoxin system VapC family toxin, translated as MRARYLLDTNVLSEPLRPAPDPRVLARLKDHGDTLATASLVWHELLYGLYRLGDSSKRRSIARYLEEVVRPTVLLLPYDDQAAAWHAEQRAKLARMGKTTPFVDGQIATIAKIHSLTLVTNNVRDYANFEDLDVENWHEAS; from the coding sequence CTGAGGGCTCGCTACCTGCTGGACACCAACGTCTTGTCGGAGCCCCTGCGGCCTGCGCCCGACCCACGGGTTCTAGCGAGGCTCAAAGACCACGGCGATACGCTGGCGACGGCCAGCCTCGTCTGGCACGAACTTCTTTATGGCCTCTACCGCTTAGGCGACTCGAGCAAGCGGCGGAGTATCGCGCGCTATCTCGAGGAGGTCGTGCGCCCTACCGTCCTCCTCTTGCCTTACGACGATCAGGCAGCGGCGTGGCACGCCGAACAGCGAGCCAAGCTTGCCCGCATGGGCAAGACCACACCCTTCGTGGACGGTCAGATCGCCACCATCGCCAAGATTCATAGCCTCACCCTGGTCACGAACAACGTCAGGGACTATGCCAACTTCGAAGACCTGGACGTGGAAAATTGGCATGAGGCGAGCTGA